A region of the Arachis hypogaea cultivar Tifrunner chromosome 15, arahy.Tifrunner.gnm2.J5K5, whole genome shotgun sequence genome:
GGATCAAacaaataccaccactaactttcatcctaacttttgcaacattgaacattcacttttctaattcaaatatctctcttttattcaaatagcaaggagacaaaataaaatctaagcaaatgaaggatgacaattattatgcagatcACTTTCAAGCTAATTACTCAAAACAAAAATGCAGAACAAAGAGCAATTGGAGttatatcatgtttcagacatacatcttccttatttaatttGAGGGTTAAGTACGAAAATCATCCTTAAGGTCtagggtgaaaatcaaattcgtcctcgaactttttttgttattaaaatcatcccgaACGTTCAAAAACACTTTAAAATCATCCTCCCTtccttaaaacaaaatttttgacaCTTTTACCCTTTTAGCTCACAGCATATCTGTGCAGCCTCCGAAACTCCATGGGCAAGGAGCAAAGTGGATGGGATCATGGATCCAATGTGAAAGTGCAACAACTGCAGGCAATCAAGCATGCCCAAGATTTGAAGCTTCTTCATAACCCTCACAATCTGAGCCGTGGTTAACCCAAACTTGCCCTTCTCTCCCGAAGTGGACCCAAAGTGCCCCGAATGCTTGGTCCTCAGCTTGGCCCGGAAGCCAATCACCGGTCTGATGCATAGCTTTTTGCTGAGATCGATTATCATGTCAAGCTCTTCCTCTTGCTCTAGAACAATCACGGTGTTCAAGGCAAGCTTCCTTGCAACCAACGCAAGGGAAATGTACTCTGCGTCTTTGAATCCATTGCAAACAAGAAGAACCAAATCTCACGATGTCCTCCACAATGAACTGGTCCTGATTGCACTTCACCGGGTAGACCCCCTGATAGTGAGAGCCGTATCTGCGAGACTGGATCGCGTAGTAGAAGGCTGATTGAAGGGATTCGAGGCAGTTCTTGAGGATATCAGGGAAGTGAACCATGAGAGGCAGCTGTAGGCCGAGACCGCCACATGAGATGGAGTCAGTAGCTTTCTTCACGATCTTGAGCATATCAATCTCCTGGTGACACAGCGTTGCAGAGACATGGGGgcactgatgcacggaaaacttgtctctcaacaaatctcccttcggtaagtgtaccgaagttgtcgtcaattaaaaattcacaatagagtgaggtcgaatcccatagggattgattgatcaagcaactttaattagaag
Encoded here:
- the LOC112748378 gene encoding arginine decarboxylase 1A, chloroplastic-like, which encodes MLKIVKKATDSISCGGLGLQLPLMVHFPDILKNCLESLQSAFYYAIQSRRYGSHYQGVYPVKCNQDQKLALNTVIVLEQEEELDMIIDLSKKLCIRPVIGFRAKLRTKHSGHFGSTSGEKGKFGLTTAQIVRVMKKLQILGMLDCLQLLHFHIGSMIPSTLLLAHGVSEAAQICCELKG